From a region of the Eulemur rufifrons isolate Redbay chromosome 7, OSU_ERuf_1, whole genome shotgun sequence genome:
- the LOC138385966 gene encoding protein SPATA31F1-like: MLRTTFVLWDTDIYTLYIYGLIFIIILIIWQVKRSNCGLKLEPKRSYCWCHRQVRKRARNAASRARRISEEIEKPRELISVMKSQGWLPQEESVRQLLCADPCCNTCNAVALEVQELLVGENNQFSPNICGPSQSSSHLEMLSTSRVSFEPNHVHHSWHSKEISLASVNPKLTKLKDQKPLTQSAAWSTNAVRVQDYWADHFQAGQEFQVSDMLRGPETMASSRLQEPGVPVNQQEIMQSNPNFVQGNECEYHFNSQLALLPLNPEITNMTHPMALNTVLPAHLPFLSPVVLRLLEVHVKRWMHFQRWGLPRRVEESMRQLMPNPPLYYQPEDDQPVAVILNNTSQVSVHRFESISHETWCSCMAGQPIQTFWVSEWPMMNPEDRQYCQQIPNPMALALPSPALKVLSGLYPLPGGEANDSGSHLQEKYSQLFCGLPSLHSESLVATFLGSQGLSKKGNMSKPPLKGPFLFKDLPFHPLLPNSPPLSAPPSSPPSPNWVSPSDQQGAQINIPFLTLAECEALEWHLLQRQLQLQWGLPAVFQRPQHAQSPMQHQPCDKAQAPETMKTSWPGKPVSVLTRELFFPEHARRLLEFHLQKQLIHHRWGLPQKIQRSIQLLLSSTDQQTLSWSSTALASVSIPQPTALEANGDGAVFSPIVAPASVPMPHLFAQVQAILQSHIDSKCGQIHQGKVPACVHSSWGSRIPGGLKVTPFPCIPESKPLELRAASDPDLHHKVMHWMPKALDQQQQALPGTVTEHSKLPRALSEGAKEKLETTLRHKYLAFLSGLPALYYVALSRAMAPAVTSQPAIIEMGPEPIEVPAEPLTEMILFEEECSSLGPCFQDNNGTWADVSEAFQPAAQVEGIMKMVSQESQAHPASSLTFKTYVLSKLNFHLRKKVLEIQLGIPIRARESMQQTAVVPEDTSTQDSLGCVSNQGETLLQELPVPPDTPRAPDLDCIHVEEQLAIKLKTVQQNRKQLSSKAVPQGSAHWVSKNPQPSGDMTEAQVLCVQVEASVNSTSLEEPLCPEPQSPDKSKDSAQVPILAEKIEDPVKPKAAGDHGEGDAGFSLSSSREERHAAEDQRPAEMLLNKTSQGSWRQSDSFHLAEPCPHSPQHHPQPKLPDLPPGVPGGKASENALQESQTKLNVTLESAMIPENAQAVVPQDSHSRPFLSQLIQGKPLQGRTLQGQVLHGQAMLAHTHKRPSLPESSLRNKIKSFLHRISPKTKGKGHEESMFSTAEKVAKTRKENVEKSLAPAKSPVERTKTEKPAGHSKARSPRTEKPVGPAFLGGPHSPGNNLRLRSRQPGSASVLGHPRHCPRHCPRGACATQPGPSALAPNPHLRNTEGAASVPAAPDPAYRDRPGAGRGSVAGGLYTTDPGLPSAAMELSCWAERRQQVARAELRAEAAAAHVQPRPPAPGRAALVVRPATGARSWGAVGTLEGGSRL; the protein is encoded by the exons ATGTTGAGAACTACTTTTGTTCTGTGGGACACAGATATATATACCTTATATATCTATGGCTTAATCTTCATCATTATCCTAATTATCTGGCAAGTGAAAAGGAGCAACTGTGGATTAAAGTTGGAACCTAAAAGGAGCTACTGCTGG tgTCACCGACAAGTCAGGAAAAGGGCTAGAAATGCAGCATCAAGAG CAAGGAGAATTTCCGAAGAAATTGAGAAGCCCCGGGAGCTGATCTCTGTCATGAAAAG CCAGGGCTGGCTACCTCAGGAAGAAAGTGTGCGTCAGCTCCTGTGTGCAGATCCCTGCTGCAACACCTGCAATGCTGTGGCTTTGGAGGTTCAGGAATTGCTGGTGGGTGAGAACAACCAGTTCTCCCCCAATATATGTGGCCCATCACAGAGTTCTTCTCATCTAGAAATGTTGTCCACGTCTAGAGTGTCTTTTGAGCCAAATCACGTACATCATTCTTGGCACAGCAAAGAGATTTCACTAGCATCTGTAAACCCAAAACTGACAAAACTAAAGGATCAGAAACCTTTAACCCAATCAGCTGCCTGGTCAACTAATGCAGTCAGAGTCCAAGATTACTGGGCTGACCACTTCCAGGCAGGGCAGGAATTTCAAGTGTCAGATATGCTTAGGGGCCCAGAGACTATGGCTTCCTCAAGACTCCAGGAGCCTGGGGTCCCAGTGAATCAGCAGGAGATTATGCAGAGCAACCCCAACTTTGTCCAGGGGAATGAATGCGAGTATCACTTTAACTCCCAACTCGCTTTGCTGCCCCTGAACCCAGAGATCACTAATATGACACATCCTATGGCCTTGAATACagtcctccctgcccacctgccatTCCTCAGTCCTGTAGTCCTGAGGCTTCTTGAGGTACATGTAAAAAGGTGGATGCATTTCCAGAGATGGGGGCTCCCCAGACGTGTAGAAGAGTCCATGAGGCAGCTTATGCCAAACCCACCATTGTATTACCAGCCTGAAGATGACCAACCAGTTGCTGTCATCCTGAATAATACTTCTCAGGTCTCTGTTCATAGATTTGAGTCCATTTCCCATGAGACCTGGTGTTCATGTATGGCCGGCCAGCCCATCCAGACCTTCTGGGTTTCTGAATGGCCCATGATGAACCCAGAAGACAGACAGTACTGTCAGCAAATCCCAAACCCTATGGCTCTAGCCTTGCCCTCTCCAGCCCTTAAAGTCCTAAGTGGCCTCTATCCACTGCCTGGGGGAGAGGCGAATGACTCGGGGAGCCATCTGCAGGAGAAATACAGCCAGCTATTCTGTGGCCTCCCTTCTCTGCACAGTGAGTCCCTGGTTGCCACTTTCTTGGGCTCCCAAGGCCTCTCCAAGAAGGGGAACATGTCCAAGCCCCCCTTGAAGGGCCCTTTCCTCTTCAAGGACCTCCCCTTCCACCCCCTGCTACCTAACAGTCCACCCCTGTCAGCCCCGCCCTCTTCCCCACCTTCCCCAAATTGGGTGTCTCCATCTGACCAGCAAGGAGCTCAGATCAATATCCCATTTTTGACTCTGGCTGAGTGTGAAGCCTTGGAGTGGCACCTGCTACAGAGGCAGCTTCAGCTTCAGTGGGGCTTGCCAGCTGTCTTCCAGAGACCTCAGCATGCCCAGAGCCCCATGCAACATCAGCCCTGTGATAAAGCCCAGGCTCCTGAGACTATGAAAACTTCCTGGCCAGGGAAGCCCGTCTCAGTCCTCACCAGGGAACTATTCTTCCCGGAGCATGCCCGCAGGCTGCTGGAATTCCACCTCCAGAAGCAGCTGATTCACCATCGCTGGGGCCTGCCCCAGAAGATCCAGCGGTCCATCCAGTTGCTCCTTTCCTCCACTGACCAGCAGACTTTGTCCTGGAGCAGCACAGCGCTAGCCAGTGTGAGCATCCCCCAGCCTACAGCCCTGGAGGCCAACGGGGATGGAGCTGTATTCTCACCCATCGTGGCCCCAGCGTCCGTCCCCATGCCACACTTGTTCGCCCAGGTCCAGGCAATATTGCAGAGCCACATTGACTCCAAATGTGGACAGATCCACCAGGGCAAGGTCCCTGCCTGTGTACATAGCTCCTGGGGCAGCAGAATTCCCGGGGGCCTGAAGGTGACTCCCTTCCCCTGCATTCCAGAAAGCAAGCCCCTGGAGCTGCGGGCAGCAAGTGACCCTGACCTACATCACAAAGTTATGCACTGGATGCCAAAGGCCCTTGATCAGCAGCAACAGGCCTTACCAGGGACTGTCACTGAACATTCCAAGCTGCCCCGAGCCCTGTCCGAGGGAGCCAAGGAGAAACTGGAGACAACTTTACGGCACAAGTATCTGGCCTTCCTGTCAGGGCTCCCTGCGCTCTATTATGTGGCTCTTTCCAGAGCCATGGCCCCGGCTGTCACTAGCCAACCTGCCATCATAGAGATGGGACCTGAACCTATCGAAGTCCCAGCAGAGCCTCTGACTGAGATGATCTTATTTGAAGAAGAGTGTTCAAGTCTTGGGCCATGCTTTCAAGACAACAATGGGACTTGGGCAGATGTTTCAGAAGCGTTCCAGCCTGCAGCGCAAGTGGAAGGTATAATGAAGATGGTGTCTCAAGAAAGCCAGGCACATCCTGCTAGCTCCCTCACGTTCAAGACATATGTCTTGTCCAAACTAAATTTCCACCTCAGAAAAAAGGTCCTAGAGATACAATTGGGAATTCCCATAAGGGCGAGGGAGTCCATGCAACAAACTGCAGTGGTCCCAGAGGACACATCCACACAGGACTCTCTTGGGTGTGTGAGCAACCAAGGGGAAACATTGCTCCAGGAACTGCCCGTTCCACCAGACACTCCGCGTGCCCCAGATCTAGACTGCATCCACGTTGAAGAACAGCTGGCCATCAAGTTGAAGACAGTGCAGCAGAACCGCAAGCAACTTAGTTCCAAAGCAGTGCCCCAAGGTTCTGCCCACTGGGTCTCCAAGAACCCACAGCCCAGTGGGGACATGACAGAGGCCCAGGTGCTTTGTGTTCAGGTGGAGGCCAGTGTGAACAGCACCAGCCTGGAGGAACCCTTGTGCCCTGAGCCCCAAAGCCCTGACAAGAGCAAGGACTCAGCCCAAGTCCCCATACTGGCAGAAAAGATAGAAGACCCAGTGAAACCCAAAGCAGCTGGGGACCATGGAGAAGGCGATGCAGGGTTTAGTCTCTCCTCAAGCAGAGAAGAAAGACATGCTGCTGAAGACCAGAGGCCAGCAGAGATGCTTCTGAACAAGACATCCCAAGGCTCCTGGAGGCAGAGCGATAGCTTTCATCTTGCTGAGCCCTGTCCACACAGCCCCCAGCATCACCCTCAGCCTAAGCTCCCAGACTTACCTCCAGGAGTCCCTGGGGGGAAAGCATCTGAGAATGCCCTGCAAGAAAGTCAAACCAAGCTAAATGTCACCCTCGAATCAGCAATGATTCCTGAGAACGCCCAGGCTGTGGTGCCCCAGGATTCCCACAGCCGGCCTTTCCTGAGCCAACTAATTCAGGGTAAGCCCTTGCAGGGCCGAACTTTACAAGGTCAGGTTTTGCATGGGCAGGCCATGCTAGCCCATACTCACAAGAGGCCCAGCCTTCCAGAGTCTagcttgagaaataaaattaaatcctttCTACACCGTATTAGCCCCAAGACGAAAGGCAAAGGGCATGAGGAATCCATGTTCTCTACAGCTGAGAAAGTggccaaaaccaggaaagaaaatgttgaaaagagcctggctCCAGCCAAAAGCCCTGTGGAGAGAACTAAGACAGAGAAGCCAGCAGGGCACTCCAAGGCCCGATCTCCCCGCACTGAGAAGCCAGTGGGCCCGGCCTTCTTAGGTGGTCCACATTCCCCAGGCAATAATCTCCGGCTTCGCTCCAGACAACCTGGCTCTGCCTCAGTCCTGGGCCACCCCCGCCACTGCCCTCGGCACTGTCCTCGAGGGGCTTGTGCCACCCAACCAGGGCCATCCGCCTTAGCTCCCAACCCTCACCTCAGAAACACTGAG